A portion of the Pagrus major chromosome 8, Pma_NU_1.0 genome contains these proteins:
- the wnk1a gene encoding serine/threonine-protein kinase WNK1 isoform X2 → MSEKPDDKMVKFLAPPQKSGNGPSSGSDSMVSDCRPTEVRRRHHTMERDRCNPEHRFLRRSVISDSNATALALPLPSKIPIPAPQRVQLRDAAPQRQQAAVGVHLPRAEPSLAKNEEPAQRRGREGEEGKDIEIAKVEVVPSEQEPVNVQDICDGEAVVAARSAPCLGTELPSQTEPESTTEVKVNHEEEGEEEDKDSAKARAEAEQREAEKKVQEDIEEAETKAVGTSPDGRFLKFDIEIGRGSFKTVYKGLDTETTVEVAWCELQDRKLSKTERQRFKEEAGMLKGLQHPNIVRFYDSWEGPSKGRKCIVLVTELMTSGTLKTYLKRFKVMKIKVLRSWCRQILKGLHFLHTRAPPIIHRDLKCDNIFITGPTGSVKIGDLGLATLKRSSFAKSVIGTPEFMAPEMYEEKYDESVDVYAFGMCMLEMATSEYPYSECQNAAQIYRRVTSGVKPGSFDKVAIPEVKEIIEGCIRQNKDERYSIKDLLNHAFFQEDTGVRVELAEEDDGEMVAIKLWLRIEDVKKLKGKYKDNEAIEFSFDLNKDVPEDVAQEMVESGYVCDGDHKTIAKAIKDRVSLISRKRAQRQQVREDQEKRRIEEEQQSQLLQAQQPVQQPSTEMPQSQPVRQPASYVPSQPTQHSTQISAQPPSQQSLQSSNYSTPQSVQLTGIPQGVPFVPHSTVQVPVSVQAQSVAPIQPESEEPETDHQQIQHAGGAGHMVDRPPASSILSEAQPPQSGISYSSPSGQHVQPQVSCPQTQNDQTQQQLSVVQPQMQGVQPEVPVAASSQSVPGAPPQIPTQQVMIPPSSQSSSPQQQQQPESSSTLQISNLPQTQQLQAPVSVPQSAPVEQPVGSTALVPPSVESCLSDAASGLSDGNDGSSTSGGRHEGRSLKRHQRRSVRSRSRHEKTARAKLNVLSISNVGDRVAECQLETHNRKMVTFKFDLDGDNPEEIAQIMVQSEFILESERESFIEQVREVIEMADEKGEGIKDGFPQISDHPQQPELSVPMVPGISPSTAAQVVHSSGRRFIVSPVPESRLREQFFGAPSANTSFGDEPGPAPSMTLGLSLSAPSGMLQQAFSEMKEGRTERSSTLDLPAAEQEPGPVQSTETGLGPNSNLAPPEASTTGTSFPAVPLSSTATSSPPASTGRVSPPPISAQSQTTAPVTSDHSPAPQSSHEAGPSQLPPAAVIPPSSSTISPPSVQTSVPAVTGPQASVASVTPSSTGTVPATEQQPFNSAVSSSQPMSSSIHAPQHTTAQPVTISSQPPPPASLPSQSQVQPQQVESEGAELQTKTAGRDDIQALDKKLRSLFKDQSSPSSSSMDPSQNTGTSSPPAGTSSPPPGVAMVPPSNLPLTSGVQGVLTTPGQGITPAGHAQTPPTKPRAQTLPTGFDQAATPPTDLVPPFPGPNQSQQPLGNLDAELRRALSPETVQGGSRAQPPAAGFTLGRFQVSVASDGTSSSIPDPASVVSSSSLTPSSSSTSSSSSSSSSSSSSPSSPENTLHRSSNLAKGVCEIDAVRGASSLPAGPASQPTTIGRFQVSTSTNATSGPTTGSKVGRFSVTVTPAPAAGSSPSHGSGMQNGPSSSNSDPHNTPTHYSSDNDDDSETEDEALQKEISRLREKHMLEIQALQSRQKEEIEGLFTRMGKPPPHSVCAPAVAMAGGRRRRKSHRSARSSGQPSPIHSGSPASAQSLHGSESSPKQSSPSATETSQAAGRSSIQLLRSSPSMPSLSSCLTGSSGTSSINGSGNCQNHSASLTQTTGPTPPASHTQKGKGTFTDDLHQLVDNWARDAINLSQCKKGPKTGTQAAVHDIIPPTNMGRKFSAPGYLCPTLPTPSSATSTTSTHLPNPANPSVPVGPRKGSLGPVAPGFGYTSAPYSAPQWAGPTGTCQVGLQYQPPTTASVSMHQGYHMGATPAPQKSVNPGGSNLRPT, encoded by the exons ATGTCGGAAAAGCCAGACGACAAAATGGTGAAGTTCCTGGCTCCCCCTCAGAAGAGTGGAAATGGCCCCAGTTCTGGGTCAGATTCGATGGTGAGTGACTGTCGGCCGACCGAAGTGAGACGCCGGCATCACACCATGGAGCGTGATCGATGTAACCCCGAACACCGTTTCCTTCGCCGCAGTGTCATCAGTGATTCCAATGCTACAGCATTGGCCCTCCCTTTACCCAGCAAGATCCCGATCCCTGCGCCTCAACGGGTTCAGCTACGTGACGCGGCACCCCAGCGGCAACAGGCTGCCGTGGGTGTCCATTTGCCAAGGGCTGAACCGAGTTTAGCTAAAAATGAGGAGCCTGCTCAAAGACGAGGTAGAGAAGGCGAAGAAGGAAAAGATATAGAAATAGCCAAGGTGGAAGTAGTGCCTTCAGAGCAAGAGCCTGTCAATGTACAAGATATCTGTGATGGAGAGGCGGTGGTAGCAGCCCGCTCCGCACCATGTTTAGGAACAGAATTGCCAAGTCAAACCGAACCTGAAAGCACCACCGAGGTTAAGGTGAATCatgaagaagagggggaggaagaagatAAGGACTCTGCCAAGGCACGGGcggaggcagagcagagagaagcgGAGAAAAAAGTGCAGGAGGACATCGAAGAGGCAGAGACCAAAGCAGTGGGAACATCACCGGATGGGCGTTTCCTGAAGTTCGATATAGAAATTGGACGTGGCTCCTTCAAGACTGTCTACAAAGGCTTGGACACCGAGACCACAGTGGAGGTGGCTTGGTGTGAGCTGCAG GATCGTAAACTGTCAAAGACGGAGAGGCAGCGCTTTAAGGAGGAAGCAGGGATGTTGAAGGGACTACAGCATCCCAACATTGTCCGCTTTTACGACTCTTGGGAGGGACCATCCAAAGGCAGGAAGTGCATTGTACTGGTCACTGAACTCATGACTTCTGGCACACTCAAAAC ATATCTGAAGCGGTTCAAGGTGATGAAAATTAAAGTGCTGCGGAGCTGGTGTAGACAGATCCTCAAGGGACTCCACTTCCTTCATACTCGGGCTCCCCCCATCATCCACAGGGACCTTAAGTGCGACAACATTTTCATCACAGGCCCAACAGGATCTGTGAAGATCGGAGACTTGGGGCTGGCCACACTGAAGCGTTCATCATTTGCCAAGAGTGTTATAG GTACCCCTGAGTTCATGGCGCCTGAGATGTATGAGGAGAAGTACGACGAGTCAGTGGATGTGTATGCCTTTGGAATGTGCATGCTGGAGATGGCCACCTCAGAGTACCCTTACTCAGAGTGCCAGAATGCTGCACAGATCTACCGCAGAGTTACCAGC GGGGTGAAGCCGGGCAGCTTCGACAAGGTGGCCATTCCTGAAGTAAAGGAGATCATCGAGGGATGTATTCGCCAGAACAAGGACGAGAG gTACTCAATCAAGGACCTTCTGAACCATGCCTTCTTCCAGGAGGACACTGGGGTCCGGGTGGAGTTGGCAGAAGAGGACGATGGAGAAATGGTTGCTATTAAGCTGTGGCTGAGAATTGAGGATGTGAAGAAACTCAAGGGGAAGTACAAAGACAACGAAGCTATTGAGTTTTCGTTTGACCTCAACAAAGACGTCCCAGAGGATGTGGCTCAGGAGATG GTTGAGTCTGGTTATGTGTGTGACGGTGACCACAAGACCATTGCGAAGGCCATAAAGGACAGGGTGTCTCTAATCAGTCGCAAGAGAGCACAGCGACAGCAG GTCCGAGAAGATCAGGAAAAGAGAAGGATAGAAGAAGAACAGCAGAGTCAATTACTGCAAGCACAGCAACCAGTCCAACAGCCGAGCACGGAGATGCCTCAGTCCCAGCCAGTGCGACAACCTGCTTCTTATGTCCCTTCACAACCAAcccaacacagcacacagattTCTGCCCAACCTCCATCTCAGCAGAGCCTTCAGAGCTCCAACTACAGCACTCCTCAATCAGTGCAACTGACCGGCATACCACAGGGGGTCCCTTTTGTCCCCCATTCAACTGTGCAAGTCCCAGTGTCAGTTCAGGCTCAGAGTGTGGCCCCCATCCAGCCAGAGTCAGAAGAGCCTGAGACTGACCACCAACAAATACAGCATGCTGGAGGAG CCGGTCACATGGTAGACAGACCACCCGCTTCTTCCATCCTTTCTGAAGCTCAGCCTCCTCAGTCTGGAATATCATACAGCTCCCCTTCCGGTCAGCATGTGCAGCCCCAGGTGTCATGTCCGCAGACACAAAATGATCAAACgcagcagcagttgtcagtG GTTCAACCTCAGATGCAAGGTGTTCAGCCTGAAGTTCCTGTTGCAGCAAGCAGCCAGTCTGTTCCAGGGGCACCTCCACAG ATTCCCACCCAGCAGGTGATGATACCCCCATCCTCTCAGTCGTCCTCCccccaacagcagcaacagccagAGAGCAGCAGTACTCTACAGATCTCCAATCTaccacagacacaacagctACAG gcCCCTGTGAGTGTTCCTCAGTCAGCACCAGTGGAGCAGCCTGTAGGATCCACTGCTCTGGTGCCACCATCTGTAGAAAG ctgcCTGTCAGATGCAGCTTCAGGTCTTAGCGACGGCAATGATGGAAGTTCTACATCAGGAGGTCGCCATGAGGGACGCTCACTGAAGCGTCACCAGCGGCGATCTGTACGCAGCCGCTCCCGTCACGAGAAGACTGCAAGGGCCAAGCTAAATGTTCTCAGT ATCTCTAATGTGGGAGACAGAGTAGCAGAGTGTCAactggaaacacacaacaggaagATGGTGACCTTCAAGTTTGACCTTGATGGAGACAATCCGGAGGAGATTGCACAAATCATG GTCCAGAGTGAGTTCATCTTGGAGAGTGAGCGAGAGTCCTTCATCGAGCAGGTCCGTGAAGTCATAGAAATGGCCGACGAGAAAGGAGAGGGCATAAAGGACGGTTTTCCGCAG ATAAGTGATCACCCGCAACAGCCTGAGCTGTCTGTTCCCATGGTGCCAG GCATTTCGCCCAGCACTGCAGCCCAGGTGGTGCATTCATCAGGACGAAGGTTCATCGTCAGCCCAGTGCCAGAGTCCCGTCTCAGAGAGCAGTTCTTTGGCGCTCCGTCTGCTAATACCTCCTTTGGAGATGAACCTGGACCAG CTCCCTCTATGACATTGggtctttctctgtctgctccATCTGGGATGCTCCAGCAGGCCTTCAGTGAAATGAAGGAGGGTCGTACAGAGAGAAGCAGCACCCTTGATCTCCCTGCTGCGGAGCAAGAACCAGGCCCTGTCCAGTCCACTGAAACTGGACTCGGCCCAAACTCAAACCTGGCTCCTCCAGAGGCTTCTACCACAGGCACTTCTTTTCCTGCTGTACCTCTCTCATCCACTGCAACATCTTCACCACCTGCCTCAACTGGGAGGGTTTCCCCTCCACCCATCTCTGCCCAGTCCCAAACTACAGCTCCTGTCACCAGTGATCACAGTCCAGCACCTCAGTCTTCACATGAAGCAGGCCCCTCACAGCTTCCACCAGCTGCTGTCATTCCTCCCTCATCTTCCACCATTTCTCCTCCATCAGTGCAGACCTCCGTCCCGGCCGTGACTGGGCCTCAGGCTTCTGTTGCTAGTGTCACACCCAGTAGTACCGGCACTGTCCCTGCTACAGAGCAGCAGCCTTTTAATAGTGCTGTTTCGTCTTCTCAGCCTATGAGCTCGTCCATTCATGCACCACAGCACACAACCGCCCAGCCTGTCACCATTTCCTCTCAGCCCCCTCCGCCTGCCTCGCTACCCAGTCAGAGCCAGGTCCAGCCACAACAGGTTGAGTCAGAGGGAGCTGAGCTCCAGACTAAGACAGCTGGTAGGGATGATATCCAAGCTCTAGATAAGAAGCTACGCTCCCTCTTTAAAGACCAGAGCTCTCCCTCGTCCTCGTCGATGGATCCCAGTCAGAACACAggcacctcctctcctcctgctgggACTTCTTCCCCTCCACCCGGAGTTGCCATGGTGCCTCCATCAAACCTTCCCCTCACCTCTGGGGTGCAGGGTGTCCTGACCACCCCAGGACAGGGCATTACCCCTGCAGGACATGCACAGACACCTCCAACTAAGCCCAGGGCACAG ACGTTACCGACTGGTTTTGATCAAGCTGCTACACCTCCCACTGACCTTGTACCCCCATTTCCTGGACCAAATCAG TCACAACAACCCCTGGGTAATTTGGATGCCGAGTTGAGGAGAGCTCTGAGTCCAGAGACGGTTCAGGGTGGTAGCAGAGCCCAGCCCCCAGCAGCTGGTTTCACTCTTGGTCGTTTCCAA GTGTCTGTTGCCAGTGATGGCACGTCCAGCAGCATTCCAGATCCAGCCAGCGTTGTTTCCTCTTCGTCTCTCACGCCGTCCTCTAgctctacctcctcctcttcctcctcttcctcctcatcctcctcctccccctcaagTCCAGAAAATACCCTCCACCGGTCATCCAATCTGGCCAAAGGAGTTTGTGAAATTGATGCTGTAAGGGGAGCCTCATCTCTCCCAGCTGGTCCTGCTAGTCAGCCCACCACCATTGGGCGCTTCCAAGTGTCCACGAGCACCAACGCCACATCTGGGCCAACCACTGGTTCTAAAGTGGGACGTTTTTCTGTCACAG TGAccccagctccagcagcaggcTCTAGTCCTTCACATGGCTCCGGTATGCAGAACGGGCCCTCATCCTCAAACTCTGACCCTCATAACACACCCACCCATTACAGTAGTGACAACGACGACGACTCTGAGACTGAGGACGAGGCCTTGCAGAAAGAAATCAGCCGTCTCAGAGAAAA acacatgCTGGAGATCCAGGCCTTGCAGTCTCGTCAGAAAGAGGAGATAGAAGGTCTGTTCACGCGGATGGGAAAACCTCCACCTCACTCTGTTTGCGCCCCTGCTGTGGCAATGGCTGGAGGTCGACGCAGGCGCAAAAGCCACAGATCTGCTCGCAGTAGTGGACAGCCCAGCCCCATACACTCAG GATCTCCAGCCTCAGCTCAGAGTCTTCATGGTTCAGAATCCTCTCCAAAGCAAAGTTCACCCTCAGCAACAGAGACATCACAAGCAGCTGGCAGATCATCCATACAGCTGCTCAGATCCTCTCCATCCATGCCCAGCCTTAGTAGTTGCCTCACAG GATCAAGTGGGACAAGCTCCATAAATGGTTCAGGGAACTGCCAGAACCACTCTGCCTCCCTGACCCAGACTACTGGACCGACTCCGCCTGCCTCTCACACCCAGAAGGGCAAGGGCACCTTCACTGATGACTTGCACCAACTGGTAGATAACTGGGCCAGAGATGCCATCAACCTCTCCCAGTGCAAGAAAGGCCCTAAAACTGGAACACAGGCAGCAGTACATGAT ATCATCCCTCCAACCAACATGGGCCGTAAATTCTCTGCTCCAGGGTACCTCTGCCCAACACTTCCCACGCCTTCCAGCGCCACGTCCACCACCTCCACGCACCTCCCCAACCCAGCCAACCCCTCTGTCCCTGTGGGGCCTCGTAAAGGCTCTCTGGGCCCAGTTGCCCCGGGGTTTGGATACACCTCAGCCCCGTACAGCGCTCCTCAGTGGGCAGGACCCACAGGCACATGCCAGGTCGGCTTACAGTACCAGCCGCCTACGACAGCCTCAGTTTCAATGCACCAAGGCTACCACATGGGGGCCACACCAGCCCCCCAGAAATCAGTGAACCCCGGAGGGTCCAACCTGAGGCCTACGTAG